The Demetria terragena DSM 11295 sequence ATGTGCGCAACACGCTGATCGCGCATGCCGCTGAGGGTGCGCGATACGGCGCCCGTGCCGATGCCACGCCAGCCGACGGCGTGGACCGCGCTCGGACGATGATTCGAGCGAGTTTGCGCGACTCGTATGCCCAAGACGTCACGGCACAACGGACCACGACCGACGGTGGGGCGGCGGTTGTGCAGGTCCGAGTCTCCGCGCCGTTGCCGGTGGTTGGTCCGTGGGGCCCGAGTGGTCAACTCACCGTCTCTGGGCGCGCGTACGCCGAGGATCAGTGAGCCTGGTGATCGCGTTCTGGTGGCGAACGGCCGAGGCCCTGCGTCGGCGGCGTGGGGAGGAGGGAAGTGCCGTGGTCGAGTTTGTCTTTCTCGGGGTGCTCGTGACGCTGCCGATCTTCTACCTCGTGGTGCTGTTGGCCCGGCTGCACGCTGGGGCATACGCCGTTTCGCTGGCGACCCGGGAAGCTGGGAGGACCTTTGTAACCGCACCCACTGGCGCATCGGCGCCTGCGCGGGCGCAATCCGCCGCTCGAATCGCTTTTGAGGACCAGGGGTTTGGTGGAGAAGGAAGTGTCGCGGTGGCCTGCGCGGCGAGCCCGTGCCTCACGCGTGACGCCGAAATCCGGACCGAGGGAAGGTTGGCTGTCGAACTGCCTTTCATCCCAGACTTTCTCGCGGACGCGGTGCCAAGCAGTATCACTCTGACGTCGACTCACGTGGAGTCGGTCGACCGCTACGGGGACGCGTCGTGAGGCGCCTCCTGAAGGCGCGCCGCGATGACGGGCGAATCTCCATCCTCATCGCGGGTTTCCTCGGCATCTTGGCGATGCTGATTCTGGGAGCCGTCGATGTGACAGCCGTGCAACTGGCCCGGATGCGGATCTTGGATGCCTCCGATTCCGCGGCGGCAGATGCGGCCGATGCGATCGATGAGGGTGGCGTCTATACCGGAGGTGTCGACGGTGAGCGCCTACGGCTGACAGATGGCTCAGTGCGCCAGGTCGCCGTTGACAATCTGGGCAAGCAGCGACTGCCGCAGAACGTGACGTCGTGGGGGTTACAGTCGGGCACTGGAACCCGCGATGGACGCACCGCCCGAGTGGTGCTGAGTGGGACGGTGCAGCCACCCATTAGTGGTGGTGCGTTGGGCTTCTTCAAGGAGGTCACCGTCACCGTGGAATCCAACGCCCGCGCCGACGTGCAGCCTTAGCGATGTGCCCATTCACTATTTATGACCAAGGAACGTGCCCGGGGCAAAGGCGACATCATCGAACTACCGAAGGGGAACTGATCATGAGCGAACATCAGAATCGCACTGGGCGCCACTCGGGTCGACGAGCGGCGCTTGTTGTGGCGCCGATGCTCGTGCTGGCGTTAGTTGCCTGCGGCAGCGGATCTTCAGACAAGGGCGATGACGGCGGTGAAGCGGCGTGTGCGTTCAGGGTCGAATACGCCGACGTCACGTTCACTGATGTTGCCGCTATGCCCTCGAAGCCCACTGAACTGCTCGGCCAGGGCACCCAGTTGGGGTGCAGTGACTCCAATGACGAGACCGGCAAGGACGAGTCGGTCGACGTCTATCGCGTCGAAGGAATCGACCCCAAGGTAGCTGTGGCCGCCGGTGACGACGCACGGCTGCTGCGGGTTGACAAGGGATCGAAGGTTCCTGCCGAAATCACCAGTTGGCTCAGTCAGGACTCCGCATCGGGCTAGATCCGCTGCGGGCCGAAATCCGTCTTGTTAAGGGTAGAAACATCACCCAACGGGCGAATGTGCTGTTACCCGTTCGTGTCGATGTTTAGTCCTTCATGGGCGAAAATGACTTCACCCGAGAAGTTCTCTTGCGCAACCTCGAGCGCGCGCGCCGCTGGTCCGGGCTGCGCAACGGATGGGGTGTGGTGAACGAGGACGAGCCGCTTGACGCCGGCCTCGGTGGCCATCAGCGCTGCGTCTTCAGGCCCGCACATATTGCCGACCATTCCCTCCGCTACACATTCGTCGATCTGGTCGTCGCCATCGTGATGGTCCCAGCAGCAGCACAGCATGGTGTCGGCATCTTTTGCCAACTCTGTGACCTCGGGGCAGCGGGCCGTGTCTCCCGTAATGACGATGCTGGTCTCAGAGGTGTCAAAGCGGTAAGCCAGCGACTCGTGGAACGGTTGCACGTGGGATGCGCGTGCGGCCGTGACAGTCCACCCATTGCCCTGGACTGAGTTTCCGGACACCAAGTCGCTGGTTTTCCAACTCGGTTCCGGTCGGGGCAGGACGCCTCCACGCATCTGGTAAATGCGCTGGCTGGAGGGGTGCTCGCTCCGGGCATGGATGTCGTGGCGGAAGATTCCGTTGACTCCGGTGATGCCGTCGACGAGGTTGACCGTCGGAGCTGGCCCGTAGACACCCATCGGTTCGGATCCCGGGGCTTCGTGATCCCAGCGGGTCATGAGCATGCACGGTAAGTCAACGCAGTGGTCGTAGTGGTGATGGGTAAGGAACACGGCGTCAATGGCGGTAATGTCAATGCCGGCTTTGGCTGCTTTTGCTGTGGCGCCTGGTCCACAGTCAAACATCACTGTGGACTGGCCCGTGTCAATGACATAGCTACTACCAAATCGGTCACGAGTCGGCGCCGGCGTACCTGAGCCAAGGATGTGGATGTTTGTCATGGAGTCGTTCTCCTCATGAGTAGTGTTGCCGTCGGTCTAGTGCGGTTATTTCGATGGGGTCAAGGCTTGACCGTAGTGCCAATCCGCCGGAGCGCGACCATGGAGATTAACGAAATGAGGCCGGCGAATGTGAGATAGAGAGATACAGTCCAGGACTGCCCCCCGGAAACTTTCATCAGCAGGCTGGCGATGAACGGGGCTAGCCCACCTCCGAGCACTGCTCCGAGGGAGTATCCGACCGACACTCCGCTGTAGGCAACTTTCGTCGGGAAGAGTTCGACGAGAAATGCCGCAAGCGGCCCAAATACCGCAGATGCTCCGCAAAATCCTATGGCGAGTGCCAGTACTACGATGATTGGTTCGGCCGTGTTAAGGAGTGCGAACATCGGGAACGGGTAGATGACGAGAAATGCCGCCCCGAAGAACATGACGGGTGGGCGGCCAACCCTGTCCGAGAGTCTTGCGAAAACGAGAATGCTGACGATCATCACGACTGACCCGATGAGAGTTGCGCGCAACATCAATTCACGCGACAACGAGAGATACTCGGTTCCGTAGGCCAGTGAGTAGCTGATGAGGACCCAGATGAATGCGTTGAATCCCAAATTGACGCCAATGGAAATGAGGACATGCCTCCACGACGTCTGGAACACTTGGATTATCGGAGCCTTAGTTTTTCCCTGCTCGCTTTTGACTTTCGCGAACTTCGGACTCTCGGTGACGGTGAAGCGAATGACCAGGCCCACTCCAAGGAGGAGGAAGCTGAGGAGGAAGGGTATGCGCCAGCCCCAGGTGAGGAAGTTATCTCCTGTTGTGGCCGTGACGATGCTCATGACACCAGCCGCGAGGATCGTGCCGCCGGGACTTCCGATAAAAGTCCAGCTGCCATACCAGCCACGCTTGTCGGGTGGGGCATGCTCAACTGCCATGAGCACTGCGCCGCCCTGTTCGCCGCCGTGGAAGATTCCCTGGAGCAGTCTGAGAAAGACGAGCAGTATAGGCGCCCAAACTCCCACTGAAGCAGTTGTCGGAAGGAAGCCCATGGCGGTGGTGCATCCTCCCGCTCCCATAAGCGCGGTGACAAGGAGTGCTTTTCGGCCGACGCGGTCACCGAAATGTCCGAAGATGATCGCGCCGAAAGGTCTGGCGAGGAATCCGACACTCAACGTGGCAAAAGAGAAGACCACGCCTAAACTGCTGGAAACATCGGAGAAAAACACACTGCTGAAGACCAGCGCCGAGGCGACTCCATAGATTTGGAAGTCATACGCTTCGATAGTGGTTCCGACTGCGGAGCCGATCGCCGCCTTGCGGACCATTTTCGATTGACCCGAGTCTGTCTCCGGTGGGCTGGTTTGAGCTGTAGCCATAGCGTTTCACGCCTTTGTGAGGTGAGATCTTCTTTGGTGGACGGGTTCAATATCCTTGCTGCCTTGATGCGTTTACGACTCAGATATGGGTGAGTGCGCCATCAGGGGACGTTTCAGTACAGCCTCGACATCTCCGAAGTCGGCTACGCGGAGGCGCTGTTCGGAGCGGATTCGGGAGTCAACCTTTACTGGACCACAGGTGGTGCGCAACTCGCTACGCATCCTTTCCAGCACAGATGCGTGGTTCGGGTCTGCAGCACGGCTCGTGTTCTGATATGGGTCGGCTCCCATGTCGACGAATGGTTCATCGATGTTCGGAGTCCGTGCAGCATTACCGCCATAGGAATCGCCGGCGAGGGGGGCAGGCTGATCAGACATTGCTAGCAGAGAGTTGCGGGACATGAATCGCCTTCGACTTGGATCTTGTTGACGGTACAGGAGTTCTGTTATAGAATCGAGTGATATCTTTTAATAGTATCGATTATAAATAGTTATAGGGGTTCCTTTGGATAGGCGCAGTCTCGAGTATTTTCTCGCCGTCGTCGACACTGGATCGTCCTCGGCTGCTGCCGACGCGGTCCATGTCTCTCAACCGACGATTTCTGTGGCGGTGAAGGGTCTGGAGAAGGAACTGGGCGGCGCTCTGTTCGTGCGAACGCCGACCGGCCTGACCCCGACGGCCGCCGGTCGTTCCTTGATCGGGCCAGCCCGGCAGGTCATGGGAGATTTCGATGTTGCCCGCGAGAGTGTCCGGGACACGTTGGGGTTGCGCGGTGGCGAGATTGACATCGGCACAGTCCCGGCCCTGGCGATGAGCTGGCTCAACGAGCACATCGTCAACTTCCGAATGGAATACCCCTCAGTGGCGGTGCGCGTCCACTTGGAGAACGATGATCGGCTGATCAGCGATCGGGTCCGCAACGGACACTACGACCTCGGGCTCACAGTCACGGCTCCTAGCATCGTTGGACTGTCTGCTCGCTACGTGGGATCGCAACATCTTGTGGCACTCCTCCCGCCTGGTTCGGCGGGCGGGGATGAGCCCATCGACATCGGCGAGCTTGCCCACAAGGACCTCGTGACACTGCACCGCGACCTTTCCTCGTCTCGTCGGTGGCTGGAGACGGAACTCGGGCAGAGAGGCATCGAACCCCAGATCGGCGTGGTCCTGGGGACGCCATTTGACCTCATTCCCATGGTTGCTGCAGGGATCGGCTACGCGCTGTGGTGGAGCCCGGTGTGCGACGAATCCGCTCTTGTTGTGCGCCCGATCCAGCCTGCGTACAAGCGCCCAATCAACCTCATCAAGCGTGATCAGATGCAGTCTCCTGCATCGCTGGCGTTCCTCGCCATCGTCGAGAGAGTTTCCACGAGCGAGTCGCTTTACTTTCCAAGCGCTGGAGACGCCAAGCCCGGCTAACTCCGGTCGGCACTGGCTCATGAACTCCGCTGTCGTGTGACAGTGCTCGGGCGTTATGGTGGATGTCGACGCGGGGTGCCACCGACAGGAG is a genomic window containing:
- a CDS encoding pilus assembly protein TadG-related protein, yielding MRRLLKARRDDGRISILIAGFLGILAMLILGAVDVTAVQLARMRILDASDSAAADAADAIDEGGVYTGGVDGERLRLTDGSVRQVAVDNLGKQRLPQNVTSWGLQSGTGTRDGRTARVVLSGTVQPPISGGALGFFKEVTVTVESNARADVQP
- a CDS encoding MBL fold metallo-hydrolase, whose translation is MTNIHILGSGTPAPTRDRFGSSYVIDTGQSTVMFDCGPGATAKAAKAGIDITAIDAVFLTHHHYDHCVDLPCMLMTRWDHEAPGSEPMGVYGPAPTVNLVDGITGVNGIFRHDIHARSEHPSSQRIYQMRGGVLPRPEPSWKTSDLVSGNSVQGNGWTVTAARASHVQPFHESLAYRFDTSETSIVITGDTARCPEVTELAKDADTMLCCCWDHHDGDDQIDECVAEGMVGNMCGPEDAALMATEAGVKRLVLVHHTPSVAQPGPAARALEVAQENFSGEVIFAHEGLNIDTNG
- a CDS encoding LysR family transcriptional regulator, whose protein sequence is MDRRSLEYFLAVVDTGSSSAAADAVHVSQPTISVAVKGLEKELGGALFVRTPTGLTPTAAGRSLIGPARQVMGDFDVARESVRDTLGLRGGEIDIGTVPALAMSWLNEHIVNFRMEYPSVAVRVHLENDDRLISDRVRNGHYDLGLTVTAPSIVGLSARYVGSQHLVALLPPGSAGGDEPIDIGELAHKDLVTLHRDLSSSRRWLETELGQRGIEPQIGVVLGTPFDLIPMVAAGIGYALWWSPVCDESALVVRPIQPAYKRPINLIKRDQMQSPASLAFLAIVERVSTSESLYFPSAGDAKPG
- a CDS encoding DUF6281 family protein: MSEHQNRTGRHSGRRAALVVAPMLVLALVACGSGSSDKGDDGGEAACAFRVEYADVTFTDVAAMPSKPTELLGQGTQLGCSDSNDETGKDESVDVYRVEGIDPKVAVAAGDDARLLRVDKGSKVPAEITSWLSQDSASG
- a CDS encoding MFS transporter, encoding MVRKAAIGSAVGTTIEAYDFQIYGVASALVFSSVFFSDVSSSLGVVFSFATLSVGFLARPFGAIIFGHFGDRVGRKALLVTALMGAGGCTTAMGFLPTTASVGVWAPILLVFLRLLQGIFHGGEQGGAVLMAVEHAPPDKRGWYGSWTFIGSPGGTILAAGVMSIVTATTGDNFLTWGWRIPFLLSFLLLGVGLVIRFTVTESPKFAKVKSEQGKTKAPIIQVFQTSWRHVLISIGVNLGFNAFIWVLISYSLAYGTEYLSLSRELMLRATLIGSVVMIVSILVFARLSDRVGRPPVMFFGAAFLVIYPFPMFALLNTAEPIIVVLALAIGFCGASAVFGPLAAFLVELFPTKVAYSGVSVGYSLGAVLGGGLAPFIASLLMKVSGGQSWTVSLYLTFAGLISLISMVALRRIGTTVKP
- a CDS encoding TadE family protein — its product is MNGRRSGQERRERLDRGSAVAEYAMVSGLVVVFFLAAFQLGFTLYVRNTLIAHAAEGARYGARADATPADGVDRARTMIRASLRDSYAQDVTAQRTTTDGGAAVVQVRVSAPLPVVGPWGPSGQLTVSGRAYAEDQ